The following are encoded together in the Pedobacter steynii genome:
- the cysS gene encoding cysteine--tRNA ligase, which yields MDTGLQLYNTLTRKKEIFEPLNAPHVGMYVCGPTVYSDVHLGNCRTFISFDLIFRYLKYSGYKVRYVRNITDAGHLEGDRDEGDDKFAKRAKLEQLEPMEIVQKYTLGFHDVLRMFNTLPPSIEPTATGHIIEQIEMIKEIISNGYAYEANGTVYFDVEKYSQEYNYTILTNRNLEDMLANTRELGGQDEKRGRLDFALWIKAKPETLMRWASPWGEGFPGWHIECSAMSAKYLGEEFDIHGGGMDLAATHHTNEIAQSEACNHKQPAKYWMHTNMLTVNGTRMSKTLGNGFLPEQLFKGEHVLLEKGFSPMTVKFFMLQAHYRSTLDFSNEALDASEKGFRRLMNAISLLDKLNPSANSDFEIGPIRDNCVKAMNDDFNSPVVIAELFEAVRIINTVYDGKGSISAIELDNLKKLMKDFVFDIFGLKDEESSNLELNSVLDMVIELRKTAKENKDYATSDKIRLGLQSMGIQLKDSKEGTTWNKA from the coding sequence ATGGATACAGGTCTACAGCTCTACAATACCCTTACGCGTAAAAAAGAAATTTTTGAACCCCTGAACGCACCTCATGTAGGTATGTACGTTTGCGGGCCTACTGTTTACAGTGACGTTCATTTAGGGAATTGTCGTACTTTCATTTCATTTGATCTGATCTTCAGGTATTTAAAATATAGCGGATATAAAGTGCGTTATGTGCGGAACATTACTGATGCTGGCCATCTGGAAGGAGATCGTGATGAAGGTGATGACAAGTTTGCAAAAAGAGCAAAACTGGAGCAACTGGAACCTATGGAAATCGTACAGAAATATACGCTTGGATTTCACGATGTCTTAAGGATGTTTAATACCTTGCCTCCAAGCATTGAACCTACTGCTACAGGTCATATTATTGAACAGATTGAGATGATCAAAGAGATCATCAGCAATGGATATGCTTATGAGGCAAATGGTACGGTTTATTTTGACGTAGAGAAATATAGTCAGGAATATAATTATACCATCCTGACCAACAGAAACCTGGAAGATATGCTGGCCAATACCAGGGAACTGGGTGGACAGGATGAAAAGCGCGGGCGACTGGATTTTGCACTTTGGATTAAAGCAAAGCCAGAAACACTGATGCGCTGGGCTTCTCCATGGGGAGAAGGTTTCCCGGGATGGCATATTGAATGTTCTGCGATGAGTGCAAAATATCTTGGTGAAGAGTTCGATATTCATGGAGGAGGAATGGACCTTGCTGCAACGCACCATACCAATGAAATTGCACAGTCAGAAGCTTGTAACCATAAACAGCCAGCTAAATACTGGATGCATACCAATATGCTGACTGTAAATGGGACAAGAATGTCTAAAACTTTAGGAAATGGCTTCCTTCCGGAGCAATTATTCAAGGGAGAACATGTATTGCTGGAAAAAGGCTTTAGCCCGATGACGGTTAAGTTCTTTATGCTTCAGGCACATTACCGCAGTACTCTTGATTTCTCGAATGAAGCATTGGATGCCTCAGAAAAAGGTTTCAGAAGGTTGATGAATGCGATCAGCTTACTGGATAAATTGAATCCTTCGGCAAACAGTGATTTTGAGATTGGCCCGATCAGGGACAATTGTGTGAAAGCAATGAATGATGATTTCAATAGTCCGGTAGTGATTGCAGAACTGTTCGAAGCAGTACGCATCATCAATACGGTGTATGATGGTAAAGGAAGTATTTCTGCCATCGAACTGGATAACCTGAAAAAGCTGATGAAGGATTTTGTGTTTGATATTTTTGGCCTTAAGGATGAAGAGAGTTCAAACCTGGAACTGAATTCAGTATTAGACATGGTGATCGAACTGAGAAAGACAGCTAAAGAGAATAAGGACTATGCTACATCTGATAAAATCCGCCTGGGGCTCCAGAGTATGGGTATTCAGTTGAAGGATAGTAAAGAAGGCACAACCTGGAATAAAGCTTAA
- a CDS encoding DUF4440 domain-containing protein produces the protein MMNKFLYTIVAVSMTFGAYAQKSDGSTKSLVKAEKEFAEDLAKHGAKTAFIKYSANDALVFRPNPVNAKTFYATQGEDKNLSWEPVYAKVARSGDWGFTTGPFMADGETKTYGQFLSLWKAKDGRWELALDLGVTHNKPLNKVEPSFIEPKDFYKPKFGGDKQRAAGVDIIATTEKTLNTMLKSYGIAAFAGFLNPDARVLFPGYEPIIGKDKALVFFNGMVKNMSLKTTKVDKADGGDLAYSYGVATIDYKADLRESFNYVFIYERQADHNWNLIVQAFAPAER, from the coding sequence ATGATGAATAAATTTTTATATACAATAGTAGCTGTTTCTATGACCTTTGGCGCTTACGCGCAAAAATCGGATGGAAGCACTAAATCATTGGTTAAAGCAGAAAAAGAATTTGCGGAAGATCTGGCCAAACATGGTGCAAAAACAGCTTTTATTAAATATTCTGCGAATGATGCTCTGGTATTCAGGCCGAATCCTGTAAATGCAAAAACATTTTATGCAACTCAGGGGGAAGATAAAAATCTGAGCTGGGAGCCGGTGTATGCTAAAGTTGCAAGAAGTGGCGACTGGGGTTTTACTACGGGGCCTTTCATGGCAGATGGAGAAACTAAAACCTATGGTCAATTTCTTTCTCTATGGAAAGCAAAAGATGGCAGATGGGAACTGGCTTTGGATTTGGGCGTTACCCATAACAAACCTTTAAATAAAGTGGAGCCTTCTTTCATCGAGCCTAAGGACTTTTATAAGCCTAAGTTTGGCGGCGATAAGCAGAGAGCTGCTGGAGTTGATATCATTGCAACTACAGAGAAAACACTGAATACGATGCTGAAATCTTATGGAATTGCGGCTTTTGCAGGATTCTTAAATCCAGACGCAAGAGTGTTATTCCCGGGATATGAGCCAATCATAGGAAAAGATAAAGCTTTGGTTTTCTTTAATGGAATGGTCAAAAATATGAGCTTAAAAACTACGAAAGTAGACAAAGCTGATGGCGGTGATCTTGCTTATTCGTATGGTGTGGCTACTATAGATTACAAAGCTGATCTGAGAGAAAGCTTTAACTATGTTTTTATTTATGAGCGTCAGGCAGATCATAACTGGAACCTGATTGTACAGGCATTTGCTCCTGCTGAGCGTTAA
- the mutL gene encoding DNA mismatch repair endonuclease MutL, protein MSDIIQLLPDSVANQIAAGEVVQRPASAVKELLENAIDAGANKIQLILKDGGKALIQVIDNGCGMSVTDARMCFERHATSKVRKAEDLFAIRTMGFRGEAMASIAAISQIEMKTRRHEDELGTMVEIEGSVFINQEPVATAEGTSISIKNLFYNTPARRNFLKSNPAEMRHVLEEFQRVSLANPAIAFSLHHDGVEIFRLPSSVLKQRIVHLFGNNYNQRLIPVEEETSIINLKGFIGKPEFAKKTRGEQFFFVNNRYIRDTYLNHAVNKAYEDLLPDDNFPLYVLFIDIDPAKIDVNVHPTKTEIKYLDEKSIYAILHSAVKRSIGRFNISPTIDFDQETGFSGMITHKAPEEIVPPSISFNPDFNPFKESQPSKEPTVFSRSGGAGSSISPSTKNWGSLYEIANHSQAEQTAIDLPGTSLPDDSLEPVQKQLMQLHNRYIISQIKSGLMLIDQQAAHERILYERFSKNLEDRKGASQQSLFPQTVTLSPNDYELAKSLLEDIKSLGFEVREFGKNTLIIEGIPVDLGSNNVNETQLFEHLIEGFKNSQQELKLDRRDALAKSMARNSAIKSGTALGQQEMNMLIEQLFACQTPNFSISGKPVIQTIGLTELDKKFDK, encoded by the coding sequence ATGTCAGATATAATACAACTTTTACCGGATAGTGTTGCCAACCAGATCGCGGCCGGAGAGGTGGTGCAACGCCCGGCATCAGCCGTGAAAGAGCTTTTGGAGAATGCGATAGATGCAGGTGCAAACAAGATACAGTTAATTCTAAAAGACGGTGGCAAGGCATTGATCCAGGTCATCGATAATGGCTGTGGGATGAGTGTTACAGATGCGCGTATGTGCTTTGAACGTCATGCTACCTCTAAAGTCCGAAAAGCGGAAGACCTGTTTGCCATTCGTACAATGGGATTCAGAGGGGAGGCGATGGCTTCCATTGCTGCCATTTCCCAGATAGAAATGAAAACCCGCAGACATGAGGATGAGCTGGGTACTATGGTTGAGATCGAAGGTTCTGTTTTTATCAATCAGGAACCCGTGGCCACTGCTGAAGGAACAAGTATCAGCATCAAAAATCTTTTTTATAATACTCCGGCAAGAAGAAATTTTCTGAAAAGTAATCCCGCAGAAATGCGTCATGTACTGGAGGAATTTCAAAGGGTTTCACTAGCGAACCCTGCAATTGCTTTTAGTCTGCACCATGATGGCGTGGAAATCTTCCGTTTGCCTTCTTCCGTTCTGAAACAACGAATTGTCCATTTATTTGGAAATAATTATAACCAGCGATTGATTCCTGTAGAGGAAGAAACAAGTATCATCAATCTGAAAGGATTTATTGGAAAACCTGAGTTTGCCAAGAAAACGAGGGGAGAGCAATTCTTCTTCGTGAACAACCGTTATATCAGAGATACTTACCTGAATCATGCAGTAAATAAAGCTTATGAAGATTTGCTGCCCGACGATAACTTTCCGTTGTATGTTTTGTTCATTGACATCGACCCTGCGAAAATCGATGTGAATGTACATCCTACAAAAACGGAAATTAAGTACCTGGATGAGAAGTCTATCTACGCCATTCTTCATTCAGCGGTTAAAAGATCAATCGGAAGGTTTAATATCAGCCCGACTATAGATTTTGATCAGGAAACCGGGTTTAGCGGAATGATTACCCATAAAGCTCCTGAAGAGATTGTGCCGCCGAGCATTAGTTTTAATCCGGATTTCAATCCTTTCAAAGAGTCGCAGCCAAGTAAGGAGCCTACTGTGTTTTCCAGAAGCGGGGGAGCAGGAAGCAGTATCTCTCCAAGTACAAAAAACTGGGGTTCTTTGTACGAAATTGCCAACCACAGTCAGGCGGAACAGACTGCAATTGACTTGCCGGGGACATCATTACCTGATGACTCACTGGAGCCGGTACAGAAACAACTGATGCAATTGCATAACCGTTATATTATCTCTCAGATTAAATCAGGATTGATGCTGATTGATCAGCAGGCCGCACACGAGCGTATTCTTTATGAACGCTTTAGTAAAAACCTGGAAGATCGGAAAGGGGCCTCTCAACAAAGTCTCTTCCCGCAAACGGTGACCTTAAGCCCGAACGATTATGAGCTGGCAAAAAGCTTACTGGAAGATATAAAAAGTTTAGGCTTTGAAGTAAGAGAGTTTGGTAAAAACACGTTAATCATTGAGGGGATTCCGGTAGATTTAGGGAGTAACAATGTAAATGAAACGCAGCTGTTTGAACACCTGATTGAGGGTTTTAAAAACTCGCAGCAGGAACTGAAACTGGATAGGAGAGATGCGCTGGCCAAAAGTATGGCCAGAAACAGTGCCATTAAGAGTGGAACTGCACTTGGACAACAGGAAATGAATATGCTGATAGAGCAATTATTTGCCTGCCAAACACCTAACTTTAGCATTAGTGGCAAGCCGGTGATTCAAACCATTGGTCTGACAGAATTGGATAAGAAATTTGATAAATAG
- a CDS encoding rhomboid family intramembrane serine protease gives MNNIHIPPVVKNLLIINVLFFAAKYFLGTSGMDLGRMLGVYYFDSPYFRVWQLITYMFMHGDLGHIFFNMFALFMFGGVLESRWGAKRFINFYLITGLGAVALQMGVQAYEVYQITGSAINNPVTVDLGATMGANMDAIAIPGISDMGKQTLIGIYGFPMVGASGAIFGLLVAFGMLYPNTEMYIMFIPIPVKAKYIIPVYILVELSLGVARVPGDSIAHYAHLGGALLGFILVKLWKDKDNNRFYKYYE, from the coding sequence ATGAATAACATTCATATTCCACCGGTAGTTAAAAACCTGCTCATTATTAATGTGCTTTTTTTTGCTGCTAAATATTTTTTGGGTACATCCGGAATGGACTTAGGTCGCATGTTGGGTGTTTATTATTTTGATTCACCCTACTTCAGGGTATGGCAGCTGATTACCTATATGTTTATGCACGGTGATCTCGGACATATCTTCTTTAACATGTTTGCCTTATTTATGTTTGGAGGTGTTCTGGAAAGCAGGTGGGGTGCGAAACGTTTTATTAACTTTTACCTGATTACAGGCCTGGGTGCAGTGGCACTCCAAATGGGGGTACAAGCTTATGAAGTTTATCAAATTACAGGATCGGCTATTAACAATCCTGTAACGGTAGATCTTGGAGCAACTATGGGAGCTAATATGGATGCAATAGCGATACCCGGAATATCAGATATGGGAAAACAGACCCTGATCGGAATCTATGGCTTCCCTATGGTAGGTGCTTCCGGCGCGATCTTCGGATTACTGGTTGCTTTTGGAATGCTGTATCCCAATACGGAAATGTACATCATGTTCATTCCTATTCCGGTGAAGGCGAAGTATATTATCCCGGTGTATATTCTGGTGGAGCTTTCTTTAGGAGTTGCCCGTGTTCCGGGGGATTCTATAGCCCATTACGCCCACCTTGGCGGTGCACTGTTAGGTTTTATACTGGTTAAATTATGGAAAGACAAGGATAACAACAGATTTTATAAGTATTATGAATAA
- a CDS encoding rhomboid family intramembrane serine protease, which produces MNKNLFEDLKYKVFQSGNPLFFYIGINVLLFVVVALLGIPFFLSGTGTVDFSLLIREYAGYPASIAKLPTRFYTVITYQFFHDGLLHLLFNMLWLFWMGKIFLDFLKPRQFHFVYLAGGVAGALMYTLAYNIFPVFSGSLPEATVIGSSAAVMSVIVATATLVPDYSIRLLFLGDVKLKYLAIGYIALDLIGIASANAGGSFTHIGGAVMGFAYIKLLQNGRDWSSLFKRKPKLKVVRNDQAKSSGNKTNAVNQQEIDAILDKISKTGYDKLSREEKETLFKASKH; this is translated from the coding sequence ATGAATAAGAATCTTTTTGAAGACCTGAAGTATAAGGTATTTCAGTCAGGAAACCCTTTGTTTTTTTATATCGGAATCAATGTGCTGCTGTTTGTGGTCGTTGCACTCTTGGGTATTCCTTTTTTCTTGTCAGGAACAGGAACGGTCGACTTTTCCCTCCTCATCAGAGAATACGCAGGTTATCCGGCATCCATTGCTAAATTACCGACGAGGTTCTACACGGTAATCACTTACCAGTTCTTCCACGATGGATTATTACACCTGCTCTTCAATATGCTTTGGCTGTTCTGGATGGGGAAAATTTTTCTGGATTTCCTGAAACCAAGACAGTTTCATTTCGTATACCTTGCAGGAGGTGTTGCAGGGGCTTTAATGTATACCCTCGCTTACAATATTTTTCCGGTTTTTTCCGGTAGTCTGCCGGAGGCTACCGTGATCGGCTCTTCTGCTGCGGTCATGTCAGTCATTGTGGCTACGGCTACATTGGTTCCTGATTATAGCATCCGACTGCTTTTTCTTGGAGATGTAAAGTTAAAATACCTGGCCATAGGTTATATTGCGCTGGACCTGATCGGAATTGCCTCTGCTAATGCCGGAGGAAGTTTTACGCATATTGGTGGTGCAGTAATGGGATTTGCTTATATTAAACTGTTGCAAAATGGAAGAGACTGGAGCAGTCTGTTTAAAAGAAAACCTAAATTAAAAGTGGTCAGAAACGACCAGGCAAAGTCTTCCGGTAATAAAACAAATGCGGTCAATCAACAGGAAATAGATGCCATCTTAGATAAGATTTCTAAAACCGGATACGACAAATTAAGCAGAGAAGAAAAGGAGACTTTATTTAAGGCAAGTAAACATTAA
- a CDS encoding amidohydrolase: protein MKNLLASLAIGSLLFCSCNAQNADLIVYNGKVYTVNDKFDTAEAFAVKDGKIIGVGSSAEIKKQFSATEEVDAAGKTVYPGFIDAHAHFFGYGESLQTADLRGTNSWKEVTSRLTEFAKTHPEGWLTGRGWDQNDWSDKQFPDKEQLDLLFPDRPVLLTRIDGHAAIANQKALTTAGITKSYALTGGEIVENNGKLTGLLIDNAVDLVNSKIPPSTASQAEKILLDAQEKCFAAGLTTIDDCGVDASLISLIEKLHTSKSLKMRLYLMLSDSEPNYTYLFSRGAIKTERLNVRAFKVYADGALGSRGACLLHPYHDMPDKTGFMLSNPKHFEEVAEKIAKHNFQMCTHAIGDSANRSILKIYNKVLGGKNDKRWRIEHAQVVAPEDFGLFGNANVVPSVQPTHATSDMYWAGDRLGKERLKGAYAYKQLMQQNGWLPLGTDFPVEDINPIFTFYAATMRKDAKNFPTGGFQMENALSREEALRGMTIWAAKANFEEKEKGSLEKGKFADFIILDQDLMNSDPSKILNTQVLKTYVNGEKVYEKK from the coding sequence ATGAAAAACCTCTTAGCAAGCCTGGCAATTGGCAGCTTACTTTTCTGTAGCTGCAACGCCCAAAACGCCGATTTAATTGTATATAATGGCAAGGTTTACACCGTAAACGATAAATTTGACACTGCAGAAGCCTTTGCAGTCAAAGACGGCAAGATCATCGGAGTAGGGAGCAGCGCTGAAATCAAAAAACAATTCAGCGCAACAGAAGAAGTGGATGCTGCCGGAAAAACGGTATACCCGGGATTTATTGATGCCCACGCCCATTTCTTTGGCTACGGGGAGAGCCTTCAAACTGCCGATCTAAGAGGAACAAATAGCTGGAAGGAAGTCACCAGCCGTTTAACTGAATTTGCAAAAACTCATCCGGAAGGATGGCTGACCGGCAGAGGCTGGGATCAGAACGACTGGAGTGACAAACAATTCCCAGACAAAGAACAACTGGACCTGCTCTTCCCTGACCGTCCTGTTTTGCTTACCAGAATCGACGGCCATGCCGCAATAGCCAACCAAAAAGCCCTAACCACCGCGGGTATCACCAAAAGTTATGCACTTACGGGTGGAGAAATTGTAGAAAATAATGGGAAACTGACCGGCTTGCTGATCGACAATGCAGTAGACCTTGTAAACAGCAAAATCCCACCATCAACAGCCTCACAGGCAGAAAAAATACTATTGGATGCACAGGAAAAATGTTTTGCCGCCGGACTTACCACCATTGACGACTGCGGTGTAGATGCCAGTCTGATCAGCTTAATAGAAAAGCTCCACACATCAAAAAGCTTAAAAATGCGTTTATACTTGATGTTGTCAGATAGCGAACCCAATTATACTTACTTATTCAGTCGTGGGGCCATTAAGACCGAACGGCTAAATGTGCGTGCTTTTAAAGTATATGCTGACGGTGCTTTAGGCTCCAGAGGGGCGTGCTTACTACACCCTTACCATGATATGCCTGATAAGACAGGTTTTATGCTCAGCAATCCTAAACATTTCGAAGAGGTTGCAGAAAAGATTGCCAAACACAATTTCCAGATGTGCACCCATGCCATTGGTGATTCTGCCAACCGAAGCATACTGAAAATTTACAATAAAGTACTTGGCGGGAAAAATGATAAACGCTGGCGGATAGAGCATGCACAGGTCGTCGCTCCCGAAGATTTCGGGCTATTTGGCAATGCAAACGTTGTCCCTTCCGTTCAACCTACCCATGCTACCTCAGATATGTACTGGGCTGGCGACCGCCTGGGTAAGGAACGCCTAAAAGGTGCATATGCCTACAAACAATTGATGCAGCAAAATGGTTGGTTACCTTTAGGCACCGATTTTCCGGTAGAAGACATTAACCCGATTTTTACTTTTTATGCCGCGACGATGAGAAAAGATGCGAAGAACTTTCCAACAGGAGGTTTCCAAATGGAAAACGCACTGAGCAGAGAAGAAGCGCTCAGGGGAATGACCATATGGGCCGCTAAAGCAAACTTTGAAGAAAAAGAAAAAGGAAGTCTGGAAAAGGGAAAATTCGCCGATTTCATCATTCTCGACCAGGATCTGATGAATAGTGATCCCTCAAAAATATTAAACACACAAGTATTAAAAACCTATGTTAATGGAGAAAAAGTATATGAGAAAAAATAA
- a CDS encoding AAA family ATPase has product MQFDNDINAVDALHQSYKDIKAEIGKVVIGQDEVVKSVLISIFSNGHCLLVGVPGLAKTLLVQTVANVLDLNFNRIQFTPDLMPSDIIGAEILGEDRNFKFIPGPIFSNIILADEINRTPPKTQAALLEAMQEKAVTAAGQRHILPNPFFVLATQNPIEQEGTYPLPEAQLDRFMFNVHLGYPSFEEELTIVKNTTGNQDIQLKKIINAQQIQYFQKLVRNIPIADNVVEYAVKLATKTRPHTPSATEDINKYISWGAGPRASQFLVIGAKCHAAISGKYSPDIEDVQAVAEAILRHRIVRNYRAEAEGLSIEQIIKSLY; this is encoded by the coding sequence ATGCAGTTTGATAACGATATAAATGCCGTAGACGCATTACATCAGTCGTACAAAGATATTAAGGCCGAAATCGGCAAGGTGGTCATTGGGCAGGACGAAGTAGTAAAATCCGTTTTAATATCTATTTTCAGTAATGGTCATTGTTTACTTGTTGGCGTTCCCGGACTGGCAAAGACCTTACTTGTTCAAACTGTAGCTAACGTATTGGACCTGAATTTTAACAGGATCCAGTTTACCCCGGATCTGATGCCCAGTGATATTATCGGTGCAGAAATCCTTGGGGAAGACAGAAATTTCAAGTTTATTCCGGGACCGATATTCTCAAATATCATTCTCGCTGACGAGATCAACAGAACACCGCCCAAAACACAGGCTGCATTGTTGGAAGCCATGCAGGAAAAAGCGGTAACAGCAGCAGGACAAAGGCATATTTTACCAAATCCCTTCTTTGTACTGGCCACGCAAAACCCAATCGAGCAGGAAGGTACTTACCCGCTTCCTGAAGCGCAGTTAGACCGCTTCATGTTCAATGTACATTTGGGTTACCCTTCCTTTGAGGAAGAGCTCACCATCGTTAAAAATACGACCGGTAATCAGGATATCCAGCTAAAAAAGATCATCAACGCACAACAGATTCAGTACTTTCAGAAACTGGTAAGAAATATCCCTATTGCAGACAATGTAGTAGAGTATGCGGTAAAGCTGGCCACTAAAACCCGTCCGCACACTCCTTCCGCTACAGAAGACATCAATAAATACATTAGCTGGGGTGCAGGCCCAAGAGCTTCTCAATTCCTCGTGATCGGCGCGAAATGCCATGCGGCCATATCAGGCAAATACTCTCCTGATATAGAAGATGTACAAGCTGTTGCAGAAGCCATACTACGCCACCGCATCGTAAGAAATTATCGTGCAGAAGCAGAAGGCTTATCCATCGAACAAATCATTAAGAGTTTATATTAA
- a CDS encoding glycerophosphodiester phosphodiesterase family protein — MKKNILFVAAIMMAFQSQAQKFDLQGQRGARGIMPENTIPGMIKALDLGVNTLVMNAVISKDKQVVLSQEPYFNSEISLKPDGKEISLKDQKKHNIYKMDYADVKKYDVGSKVHNRFPGQQKFKAYKPLLDETIDSIESYVKENRLAKPNYSIETKTIPKGDNEFQPEAAEFVELIMEVVKSKKIEKRVTIQSFDIRTLQYLHEHYPKIKTALLIDEKEDFENNIQELGFNPTVYSPYSVLVGKGLVDRCHAAGIKIIPWTINSTKLMKYLIDLGVDGVVTDYPNLFKAELLEQ, encoded by the coding sequence ATGAAGAAAAATATACTATTTGTTGCTGCCATCATGATGGCCTTCCAAAGTCAGGCTCAGAAATTCGATTTACAGGGACAGAGAGGGGCCAGAGGGATTATGCCGGAGAATACCATACCTGGAATGATAAAAGCGCTGGATTTGGGCGTAAATACCTTAGTTATGAATGCAGTGATTTCAAAGGACAAGCAGGTTGTGCTTTCTCAGGAACCTTATTTCAACTCTGAGATCAGTCTGAAGCCGGATGGAAAGGAAATCAGCTTAAAAGACCAGAAAAAACACAACATTTATAAGATGGATTATGCGGATGTGAAAAAGTATGATGTTGGAAGTAAAGTGCATAACAGGTTCCCGGGGCAACAAAAATTTAAAGCATATAAACCATTGCTGGATGAAACGATTGATTCCATAGAGAGCTATGTAAAAGAAAACAGGCTGGCAAAACCGAATTATAGTATAGAGACCAAAACGATTCCTAAAGGAGATAATGAGTTTCAACCGGAAGCGGCTGAATTTGTAGAACTGATCATGGAAGTGGTTAAAAGCAAGAAAATAGAAAAGAGGGTCACTATTCAATCTTTTGATATTCGTACGCTTCAGTACCTTCATGAGCATTATCCTAAGATCAAAACCGCTTTGCTGATTGATGAGAAGGAAGATTTCGAAAATAATATTCAGGAATTAGGCTTCAACCCGACGGTATATAGCCCATATTCTGTGCTGGTAGGTAAGGGATTGGTAGACCGTTGTCATGCAGCAGGCATCAAGATTATACCCTGGACGATTAATTCAACAAAACTCATGAAATACCTGATCGACCTTGGTGTGGATGGGGTGGTTACCGATTATCCAAATTTGTTTAAAGCGGAGCTTTTAGAACAATAG
- a CDS encoding endonuclease/exonuclease/phosphatase family protein has translation MKKSKPTFIDKLVRFLAVVLALALLLGFMAGRFDPRNYQLIAFFGLAYPFILLLNMFMVIWWCIRKRWVFALSTIILILVGWQALTATVGISGEAGKGPKSNPEAFRMMTYNVHSFKPYGLENIESVKQQMLELIGKENPDVICFQEYFTRRKGSFDITDSLKRILNTDYFYFVPSSENNYEATGLAIFSRYPIKNKGTIAFGPNFGGNASIYIDVEVNKKKLRVYNLHLQSISFDKQDYSYIDKVAKKMDAEIKPSKRILSLLRNAFLKRSEQVDIMKEHMAKCQSSFLIAGDFNDTPASYAVTQLTKSLNNTFQEQGTGLGRTYNGKFPNFQIDYIATTKDIKVMNHLVIPAKLSDHFPVRSDLILNP, from the coding sequence ATGAAGAAATCTAAACCGACATTTATCGATAAACTGGTTCGTTTCCTCGCGGTTGTTCTGGCGCTGGCCCTGCTATTGGGCTTTATGGCAGGTAGATTCGATCCCAGAAACTATCAGTTGATTGCTTTCTTTGGTTTGGCCTATCCATTCATTTTGCTGCTGAATATGTTTATGGTGATCTGGTGGTGCATCCGTAAGCGATGGGTTTTTGCCCTGTCTACAATTATTTTAATTTTAGTAGGCTGGCAGGCACTCACAGCTACCGTTGGCATTTCGGGAGAAGCGGGAAAAGGACCTAAATCTAATCCTGAGGCTTTTCGCATGATGACGTATAACGTGCATAGTTTTAAGCCTTATGGATTGGAAAATATAGAATCTGTAAAACAACAGATGCTGGAGCTGATTGGAAAAGAAAATCCGGATGTCATCTGTTTTCAGGAATATTTTACGCGTAGAAAGGGATCTTTTGATATTACGGATAGCCTGAAACGAATCCTGAATACGGATTACTTTTATTTCGTTCCCTCAAGTGAGAATAACTATGAAGCAACGGGCCTGGCCATCTTTTCCAGATACCCGATCAAAAATAAAGGAACGATTGCTTTCGGGCCGAATTTTGGTGGCAATGCCTCCATCTATATCGATGTGGAAGTGAATAAAAAGAAATTAAGGGTATATAATCTGCACTTGCAATCTATCTCTTTTGATAAACAGGATTATAGCTATATTGATAAAGTAGCAAAGAAGATGGATGCAGAAATTAAGCCTTCCAAACGTATTCTGAGCTTATTGAGGAATGCTTTTCTAAAGCGAAGCGAACAGGTCGATATTATGAAGGAGCATATGGCAAAATGCCAGAGTTCATTCCTGATTGCAGGCGACTTTAATGATACGCCGGCATCTTATGCAGTTACCCAGTTAACAAAATCATTAAACAACACTTTTCAGGAACAAGGTACTGGATTGGGAAGGACCTATAACGGTAAATTTCCTAATTTCCAGATCGATTATATTGCCACTACAAAAGACATCAAGGTGATGAACCATCTGGTGATCCCGGCTAAATTGTCAGACCACTTTCCTGTTCGCAGCGATTTGATATTAAACCCCTAA